Part of the Tetragenococcus koreensis genome, TTTGAAACATTTTTTTAGCAGCTACTTGTTCTTCTTGGTGGCTACAGGTGATTTTCACGGTAAAATAATAAGGTGAATAACTGCTTTGATGCCGCAAAAACATTTCTTGTTCGTAAAAAGTTTCATAATCTTGTTTTTGTGCTAAAACAATCGCGTGATGTTCAGGATTAAAAGTCTGAATAAGCACTTCTCCCGCTTTTTTAGCTCGTCCAGCACGACCTGCGACTTGTGTCAACAACTGAAATGTATGCTCACTTGCACGAAAATCAGGCAGATTCAAGGCCGTATCTGCATTCAATACACCAACCAAAGTAATATTGGGATAATCTAATCCTTTAGCAATCATTTGAGTCCCTAGTAAAATATCTGCTTCTTGAGCGCCAAACTTTTGTAAAATTTGTTCATGTGCACCCTTTCGTCGTGTTGTATCAACGTCCATTCGCAAGATACGAGCTGTTGGAAATAATTCTTGCAATTCTTCTTGTACTTTTTGCGTTCCGGTACCATAGTAACGAATTTTATTACTCCCACATTCTGGACAATGCTGCGGAATCCGCTCTTCATGCCCACAATAATGGCAGCGCATCGTCTTAGTATCCATATGCAAAGTCAATGAAATATCGCAATTAGGACAAGGTAGTACATATCCACAGTCGCGACACATAACAAAGGAAGAATAACCTCTACGGTTTAACATTAAGACAGATTGCTCTTTTTTTTCCAAACGATCAGCAATTTTATTTTGTAAATCTTGCGAGAAATTACTCGTATTTTTTCTTTCATACTCTTCTTTTAAATCAACAACTTCTATACTAGGTAAATTTGCAGCTGGATCTGCCCTTTTGCGCAATAAAAGTAATTGATAAACATTTTTCTGAGCACGGGCGCGCGATTCCAAGGAAGGCGTCGCACTTCCTAGTACTACCGGACAATGATGGTAGTTTCCACGCCAAATTGCTAAGTCTCTGGCATGGTAACGTGGCGCTTCATCTTGTTTATAAGAAGATTCGTGTTCTTCGTCAACAATAATAACACCAATATTCTCCAGTGGAGCAAAGATAGCTGAGCGAGCGCCCACAACTACTTGAGCTTCGCCGCGTTCAATCTTGCGCCACTCATCATAGCGTTCCCCTTGGCTTAGTCCACTGTGTAATACAGCTACTGCTTCACCTAAGCGGCTTTTAAAACGTTCTACCATCTGAGGTGTCAATGCAATTTCTGGCACCAACATAATCGCCGTTTTGCCTTTATCCAAAACAGTTGAAATCGTCTGCAGATATACTTCTGTTTTTCCGCTTCCCGTGATTCCTTCTAACAAAAATACATCATCATTAGCCTTTTCTTCAGCTGCAAGAACCGCTGTTACAGCCTGTTGCTGCTCTTGATTTAACGCTAGTGCTGCTGTCTTTTTAAAGGTTCTTCCTTGATAAGGGTCACGGTAGGCCTCTACCTCTTCAAAAGATAACCACCCCTTCTTTTCTCCTTGTTTCAATACAGTTGAAGTTATCCCTTGTTTAGTGTAAAAAGCTGCCGGCTGATGAGCATTCACTTTTAATAATTCCACTAGTTGTTTTTGACGCAATGCTCGTTGGTTTATTTGTTGATCAATATCTGCTCCATTATTTTGAGTCAATCGGCTATTAACATAGCGAATTTTTTTTACCTTATTTTTCTTTTTAACCACATAACGAAGCTCCACAATATTTTCTTGTCTTAGCTTCTTTAGTTGCTTTAGTATGCCCAACTTTTCTGCTTCTTGCCAATCAATTTCATCGCTTTGCGAGAAATATTGTTGTTTAATCGGATGTGAAGGATCTTTTAATACTATTTTTTTTTCATATTCAGCTTTCATTACGCTTGGCAACATCGTTTGAAGACAAGTGATCTTAAAAGCATAGGTTGTCTCTTTCATATAATCTGCTAAAGCTAACAGTTCTTGGTTCAAAACAGGAGACAAATCTAACATGCGGATAATTGGTTTAAGTTTTTCTGGATATGTACTTGTTTGCTTCAATACTGTCACAAAGCCTTGGATATGACGATTTCCTTCGCCAAAAGGAACTTCTACCCGCATCCCTACTTCAATGACATCAGATAGTTCTTCTGGCACAATATAGGTAAACGGCTGATCCGTCTGCATTGTTGGCACATCTACAATAACTTCAGCAAATAATGTCATGTCGATTTCTCCTTTCTGATCTATTTTACTAAAAAACCACGTGTTTGTCTCTATTGTCTAATAAAATTAAGATTTGACGGCCTCTTTTCGGTTATTTAACTGTTATTTTTAAAAGAATAGGACAGTAATATCGGTAAAGACAAAACAAAAATACCCGAACTATATTTGACGAGATTCGCTCCTTGTCTTAAATTACGACAAGGACCTGCTAAAATGCAGGAGTAATCTCTCTATAGTTCGGATATTTTATTCTTAAAAAGACTTATATCACAGCCTTTAATAGATTAAGATCTATTATCTTCGCGGATACGATCTTCTAAGTCCTTTTGTTCCTGTTCTTTTTGTGCTTGTTTTTCTTCTTCTTGCATTTGTAATCTAGCACGTTTTAATTCAGGATTTGGATCATTGACGACCGTTTGTGCATCAATTTCTTCTAAGGCTTTCCCAACATTTTTAACTGAATCAAACTGATCTAAAGTTGGATTTGCACCCTCATCTAATTCATGAGCGCGTTTACTAGCCAATAGTACCAATGAATACTTGGAATTAACCGATTCGAGTAATGAATCGATTGAAGGTTTTAACATCATAATATTACAACTCCTCTAACATTTTTCTATATTTTCCAATGACACGTTCGACTCGAAAATGTTCACTTGAAATAATACTTTTAATTCTTTCTACTGCCTTGGGCACTTCATCATTGACGACTGCATAATCATAAGAAGCCATCATTTCAATCTCTTCTCTTGCAACTTTCATACGCTCATCGATGGTATCCTCTGAATCAGTACCACGGCCGGTGATTCTCAAACGTAACTCGGCCAAATCAGGTGGCGTTAAAAAGATAAACACCCCATCTGGCACTTTTTCTTTCACCTGCAAAGCTCCCTGAACTTCAATTTCTAAAAAAACATCCTTGCCTTTATCCAACGTTTTTTGTACGTAAGGTAAAGGTGTACCATAGTAATTACCTACATATTCAGCGTATTCCAGCATCTGTCCTTTTTTAATCATCTGCTCGAATTCTTTTTTTGTGCGAAAGTAATAGTCTTCTCCCTCAATTTCTCCGATCCGCTGGTTGCGGGTGGTCATAGAAATCGAATATTGAAAGTCATTATCTTCACTATCAAATATTGCTTTGCGAACTGTTCCTTTTCCGACTCCGGAAGGACCAGATAAAACAATCAATAATCCCCGCTCTGTCATAATGACGTCCTTTCCCTATTGGTCTTGCTTAACGTCTATTTTGCACTTTTTTTCAGCAACTTTCAAGAATAACTTTATTATAACGGGTTGTACGGTAAAAAACTAGTTTAACATCTTTTTTTAATTGAAACGTTGTTTGTTCGGAAATATCACAGAAATTTTTTGTTTATTTTTATTAAAGGATAACTAATAAGCTTACTTCAAAAATAAAATTATGCTTTACATCGCTGCTACTGCTTGTTTTAACGCCTCAA contains:
- the priA gene encoding primosomal protein N'; the protein is MTLFAEVIVDVPTMQTDQPFTYIVPEELSDVIEVGMRVEVPFGEGNRHIQGFVTVLKQTSTYPEKLKPIIRMLDLSPVLNQELLALADYMKETTYAFKITCLQTMLPSVMKAEYEKKIVLKDPSHPIKQQYFSQSDEIDWQEAEKLGILKQLKKLRQENIVELRYVVKKKNKVKKIRYVNSRLTQNNGADIDQQINQRALRQKQLVELLKVNAHQPAAFYTKQGITSTVLKQGEKKGWLSFEEVEAYRDPYQGRTFKKTAALALNQEQQQAVTAVLAAEEKANDDVFLLEGITGSGKTEVYLQTISTVLDKGKTAIMLVPEIALTPQMVERFKSRLGEAVAVLHSGLSQGERYDEWRKIERGEAQVVVGARSAIFAPLENIGVIIVDEEHESSYKQDEAPRYHARDLAIWRGNYHHCPVVLGSATPSLESRARAQKNVYQLLLLRKRADPAANLPSIEVVDLKEEYERKNTSNFSQDLQNKIADRLEKKEQSVLMLNRRGYSSFVMCRDCGYVLPCPNCDISLTLHMDTKTMRCHYCGHEERIPQHCPECGSNKIRYYGTGTQKVQEELQELFPTARILRMDVDTTRRKGAHEQILQKFGAQEADILLGTQMIAKGLDYPNITLVGVLNADTALNLPDFRASEHTFQLLTQVAGRAGRAKKAGEVLIQTFNPEHHAIVLAQKQDYETFYEQEMFLRHQSSYSPYYFTVKITCSHQEEQVAAKKMFQIGQVVKTGLSPESILLGPTPASIARVKNRYQYQMVIKYKKEPALSQMLKQILNESQKDQRKGLYVAIDNEPVNFI
- the gmk gene encoding guanylate kinase; translation: MTERGLLIVLSGPSGVGKGTVRKAIFDSEDNDFQYSISMTTRNQRIGEIEGEDYYFRTKKEFEQMIKKGQMLEYAEYVGNYYGTPLPYVQKTLDKGKDVFLEIEVQGALQVKEKVPDGVFIFLTPPDLAELRLRITGRGTDSEDTIDERMKVAREEIEMMASYDYAVVNDEVPKAVERIKSIISSEHFRVERVIGKYRKMLEEL
- the rpoZ gene encoding DNA-directed RNA polymerase subunit omega → MMLKPSIDSLLESVNSKYSLVLLASKRAHELDEGANPTLDQFDSVKNVGKALEEIDAQTVVNDPNPELKRARLQMQEEEKQAQKEQEQKDLEDRIREDNRS